The window AGCGTGTGGCTTACACCTGGTTCAACCGCTTCTGCGCCTTGCGTTTCATGGATGTCAGCCGGTACACCCGCATCGGAGTGGTGTCGCCCACCGAAGGGCAGTTCCAGCCCGAGATTCTGGCTGAGGCCAAGATGGGCCACATCGACGAAGACATGGTAGCCGACAAGGCCCGCCAGAAAATTTCTGCGTTACTGGCCGGTAGAGTCCCCAGTCATGACCCACAGGGTGAAGCCTACCGCCTGCTGGTAGTCGCAGCCTGCAACGCCTGGCACAAGGCCATGCCATTTCTGTTCGAGCGCATCAACGACTACACCGAGCTACTGATGCCCGACGACCTGCTCTCGGGCAATTCCATTCTGGCCTACACCCGCGAGGCCATGACGCCCGATGCCTGCCAAGATGTCGAGGTTATTGGCTGGCTCTACCAGTTCTACATCTCCGAGAAAAAGGACGCAGTGTTCGAGGGGTTGAAGAAAAACCAGAAAATCACTCCGGAAAATATCCCGGCTGCCACGCAACTGTTCACTCCACACTGGATCGTGCGCTATCTGGTGGAAAACGCCCTCGGTCGCCTGTGGCTGCTCAACCGCCCGGTTCCCGGCTGGCGGAGAAAATGGAGTACTACATTCCCCCTGAGCAGCCCGAAACGGACTTTCTCAAGATCGGTAGTCCTGAAGAAATCAGGATTTGCGACCCGGCCTGCGGATCCGGCCACATGCTCACTTACACCTTCGACCTGCTGTACGCCATCTACGAGGAAGAGGGCTACGACTCGGCGGATATCCCGGAAAAGATTCTTACCCACAATCTCTATGGCATCGAGCTGGACGAACGTGCGGGTGAGTTGGCTGCATTTGCCCTGACCATGAAGGCTCGCGCCAAACAACGGCGCTTCTCAATAAGGGAATCAAGCCAAATATCTGTGTGCTCGAAAAAGT is drawn from Candidatus Nitricoxidivorans perseverans and contains these coding sequences:
- a CDS encoding BREX-1 system adenine-specific DNA-methyltransferase PglX, producing METTKLRRFAQYARRTLLELVETRLQLVMQTESVARRENADAVKKLEEAIKQSGQEQVIERVAYTWFNRFCALRFMDVSRYTRIGVVSPTEGQFQPEILAEAKMGHIDEDMVADKARQKISALLAGRVPSHDPQGEAYRLLVVAACNAWHKAMPFLFERINDYTELLMPDDLLSGNSILAYTREAMTPDACQDVEVIGWLYQFYISEKKDAVFEGLKKNQKITPENIPAATQLFTPHWIVRYLVENALGRLWLLNRPVPGWRRKWSTTFPLSSPKRTFSRSVVLKKSGFATRPADPATCSLTPSTCCTPSTRKRATTRRISRKRFLPTISMASSWTNVRVSWLHLP